From the Coffea eugenioides isolate CCC68of chromosome 1, Ceug_1.0, whole genome shotgun sequence genome, the window TTTTGTAAGTAAAAACTTTAAGGTAAGATTAATTTCATATGCAGTTTTCTGGTactgtttttatcaacaaaaggGTATTAGCTTATGCCAAATTCTCACAACTACAGTAAAATTAATCCCTTCcaagaaaaaattaataataaatccCACCTTTTCCctgttagaaaaaaaaaagtcacgaATTCATAGGAGTGTAAAGAAGTCGTTATAGCTCAAATTCTCACCAATAATGTCAttccttccaaaaaaaaaataccattAAAAAGTCATGAAAATTGATaggaatataaaaaaaaaaatcagttttaGAGTTCAAGATTTTCTCAAGAATTTGGCATCCATTACGTGTGTAGTTGTCCAACCTCCTACTCAGCTTGCTATTATAAATCTCTCGTGCTTCAGGAAAACGACTTAATTGATGAAGACATTAGATTTTTATAAACGACCTTTTACAATAAATATGCAGTCATGTCTTAGACTTGATGACCAATTTTTTGATAGTGAAATTTTCTTACCTGTTCATCAAGGCATTTAAACATCTTTGTATGCAGTCTACTGAGATTTCAAGTGCAGAAAAGTCATATTAACACTGAAAGCAACTCCTTGGCTGTGGTTTGTTAGAATTAGTTAGTGTTGTGGTAGTATAGtggtgatatatatatatatatatgaatctCACATTGGAAGTTTGTGGAAGATGAAGGGACATATAAGTAAGTTTCACATGCATTTGTGTATTGTTGACTATTGAAAAATGGTGGAAAATTTTAGGTTGGAAACTCTAAAACTTCACATTCATTTGTCTTATGTTTACCATGTAATAGTTTATATGTAATAGTCAAAAGATGGGTACTTGTGTCCTCAAAACCCGAAAATGGCCTCGTTTTGATTgttatttttagaaatttttgcaGGAAACagtattataataatttgacgtatgtaagataaaaaaatgattgaaaaatatattcatgaaaaatgtaaaaaattttctgcaaaaaatcacaatccaaacaatcTATTAATTAATATTTGCTTCCATTAAATAATTGTTGCATCCCAGTACAATTCCAAGTTTCTAATGTGGTGAAGAGGGGAGACACACAATGATACGTTCAGCTCAATAGGAGAAAAATTTTTcacaatgttttttttttttattttttttaacttttgacATTTGAAAATCATATGTGGTAGAAAAGTCTCATCCCAACAACTTGCATGATTTTAATCTTCTTTGACTAGTTCATTCTGGtccagttttttctttttcatttttcttgtctttttctccCTTTGGATTCAGCGGTATATTCATAAATAGTATCAAACCTTTAGTAAcataaaaaaaaggacaaatCTGGTGCACACAATTGAAAGTTCTTAGATTGAACCAatagcaagaaacaaaaatgcagaatCACTAAATAACAAAAGTTCTTTGTATTCTGTGCCcttaaaataccaaaaaaaggATGGTTTCCACATCATATTTTCGtaaatttgttgaaaattttttggtaaaaaaaaagcATAATACACGtgataaaaattaattttaatattttatgaAACTACCATGAACCTGCTTTTTTTTAGTATCTCATGATGAGcacaaaaatgcaaaaatcactAAATAATAAACGTTCTTTCTGTTTCGTGCccttaaaatacaaaaaaaaaaaatgacggATTTCACGATATATTTTcagaaatttgttaaaaatttttgtcaaaaaaattgcacaattcatgtgatgaaaaataattttaatattttatgaAACTACCATGaacctcctctttttttttccaagtatTTCATTGTGAACACAAAATAGAAACAAATCAATTGTAAATaccaagcaaaagaaaaaactcaAAAGCCACATTTCACCTGCCAACTTCCCACAGAATGTGTCAGAGTCGAACCCTTCTCTTCCAAAATTGGTCCCACACAGCACACCCTCAGCTgtcacacacacatacacacactcacacactgACTATTTCGCACGTTGcctaaaaattaaaaacaataaaaaaaattcattcattcaaaTTCACTTACACAAACAAAACCCATTGGTTTTTGTGTCGGCATTGGCTAGCTGTCCGTCTCTAAAGTGGGCCCACCCTACCTAGTCAACTGACACGTGTCTATTTCCCTGCTTTGACAGCTCATAACCGATTCACAGATTCCTCTTTCCTATTTTACCCCGCCTCGTCTCATCAGCTTTGGTCCTCGCGCTTTTTGAGACACGATTCTCCGCGTAAATCGTAATCCTTCTTCTCTCTCTGAGGTTTCACCCACGTCAGCAGTAACGTGAGGGACCACGTCATCTGATGCCTCATTAGGAAGGAGTGGGCCCCACTTTCGTCCTTTCTATAAGCTTAATTTATTTGTTGGTTGTTAATTAGGTTATTAATTAAGGCCAAGATTTGGGTTGATCCGATCATTAAAAACACAATGGTCCACATTTTGCCACACCATTTGATAAAGTGACGTGGTAcaatttggatcattgaatctTTAAAAATTGGGTCTAATCACATCATTTGATGAAATGATGTGGCATAATCTGGACCATTAATTCTTTGAAGATTGGATCTATTCAAGTGCGAACTATTAATTAATGGGTTTTTCTAATGGATAGTATTCGTTAACACACCTAAATTTTATCTAACCtactatgtatatatatatatactaataattaCTTTTCTTCTTTACATTTACAtactttttttaaattaatttcttgtgtttatatatttttcctaattaattgatctttttaaaaaattgatacTTGAATTACATCTCAATGGGTGCTTGCATCTGTTAGGTAGACCCATCACCATGGAGGATTAGGCTTTAGGTTGTAGGATTTAGAAttattgttaaaaaacttgGTACAGTGTCCACATTCTCATCTTTTACAAGGTCTTATAAAACCATACACAATTTGACTTCTGTTTGTGATTTGACGTAGGTAAAGGTTGTGTCGCAAATCTGAAAACTTGATTAATTTATTTAAAGTGGAAGGACCCATTTATGGTACTTTAAACTTCTAATAAGATTTATAATTAAGGAAGACTCAGACAAACACTCCTTCATCTTAAATTTACATAGAATACAAATTTTTATTAGGAGTAGGAGTAATCTTTTCTACGCTATGAATATATACATTGAAGGATATAGATGTGTGTcacaatatttaatttaattttaaacaCCAAACTTTATATATGTGATATGTATTTAGACCTGTTAATATATATCAAAGTGTATAAAAGATTTACCCTTTTCAATAAAATGACACAAGTTTAAAGGTGGGAAAATCTCAATTTGTTTAGGCATGCTTATCCAAAACATATTTTTAAAGAATTCCAATCataatttttaattcatttttttcacaaaaacaTTTATTCACAAAGGTGCtcagtaaaatattttaaaaacagCATAGCAAAATAATCATCCAACGAAGCTTGACTTATGGTAAGGAGGTGGGAGTTGGCTATAAAATTTTGTCTACCATTTTCAATTACTTTCTATATGTACTTGATTTTAGAAAAACAGAGACTTGAATTAATTAATGCTACTAAAATGATAAGTTTTATGTTGCAAAATGATTACAAAAATTTCTATAATATCAAAATGCTACATCCAATTGCATCTTTTTATCTAGTTAATTGTCATTAAACTTGATAGACTTAAAATGAAAACCTAATCTAGATAGTGAAATTGAAAGAGTCTAATGCAGATAATAGGCTAATCCATGTGTAAAGATCATGCTTACACTCCACAACATTTGAGTGATATCTTAATTAAgtttaataattaataataaagAATGTGAATACTTTTGAACCTTGCAAACTAAAAACTCCAGttggttttctttttcctttgttttttattcctttcttttcaatATTAGTAACACAATAAGAAACTAACTCCTTGACATTTGAGTGATATCTACTCCGACAAGAAACAATAATCTTTTTGTGAGAgatttggtcaaattttagACGAAGCCTTCATTTGAAATATTGGACAAGTTTTAGTAAAAAGTAATGCAGTCTTTAAAGTTGAGCTTTTGACTAGTTAAGAATGGAGAATGCAGAAACTTGAAATGATCTTTGCATTAACATGTGAGTAATAATAAGTCTTATTGAGCTTCAActaattttgaaatattaaaaTCTAACTCAaattggttttctttttcttttctaattccTTCCTTTTAATTATTAGTAACTAACACATTTTCTGAGCTAATAGTAAACAATCTTTTCCTTAGAGATTTGGTCAAATTGCAAGAAAAGTTGCCTCACTTTTAAATGTTGGACAATTTCCTGGCAAAATTCATGCAGTAGGATTGGACCATTGAGTAAAATTGGAGATTGAAGAACTTTGAAATGATATTTATTTGCTGTGACATCTTTCCAAAACAGCTCTCACAATAAATTTTAGCAGTCCACAAAACCCAACTTTCTCTCTAGTTGCCAATTGTTGAAAAACTACCCGTTAGAAGAAGCTTTTATATTGAAATGTTCAATAGATAGTTGACTCTtgttccaaagaaaataaaccaATATAACAGCATTTGACTTGGTGTTAGTCCAACTTTCTCTTGGACAAATGTTTCTTTAaggatagaaaaaaaaaatagaaagccAATTTTAAAAGAGTACTTTTCAATTGATGCCTAGATGTCAAAAGTATGCCCTACTCGTCCTTTGAATGGAAgaattccaattcatcaaaagttcTCTAGAAATTTTAACATGTTGGTTTATAAATTATACCCAGACAGGACTTCATCAAATAACATAGAGTCAACGTAACTAGAACActgcttttccttctttttttattttttcctttttctctttaaTAAAAAACAAGAATAGTCTGAACAAAATCTGGGTATCTTTTGCCTAAAGTAAAAAGTTGTTGAATTACATAGAAATTTCTCCATTGACTTAAAAATGAAGACGGTGAGTAGTAGGCGAAGAAATTAATTTTTAGGTTGACAAAAAAGTTTTATACGCAATATCAAGTCAATGATAGCACAGACTCAATCTTTACTTAATTTGCCAAAATTGCCACTTCTTGTCTTAAAACTTCTCTTTTGTATGGCATTTAGAAAGATAAATTGTTTATTATCTCCTTAATGCTTACATCTAAGAATAACTACaagttggattttttttttaaccatttGAATAATTCTACTACTTTTATTTTCCCCTTATTTTGAGGCATATTAATTTGCTTTTCCTATGGACACAATAGACCACCTCATTGTTATTCTTTCTTGGGCTAAGAAATGAACAAAGTAGAATGGAGACATAAAacccttcctttttttttgcctGAAACCTatgaatttcatttgtgaattAACTTTATTAATTGAGGAATCAATAACCAGACacagattttctttttttttgtagtattttaaataatgacAAAGATTTATTGGCACAATATGGTAACTAAACTTCTTATATCGCTCTTGAAAacttctatctttttttttttttttttttccaattagtCGATTTACATGCATCTGGTATTCCAAAGGCCTTCAAAGTAGATTTGGGCCGATGGAGTCCACTATACAACTCGTCTATGCTAATTCATCTATTTGGGCGGGCTCATCCCCATGGTCCATACAGCTATCGAAAACCTTGGGCCTGCAATTTACAGAAATTCGTAAACGGGGTCATGCAAAAGAGGCCTGACCTCCGTAGTCATATACTTCTGCAGGTGAAAGACCAATTTAGTCGATTGGCAAAATTAGTCAGGCAACAATAGAGTCCTGATTCCATCCTTAAACCTTCTCCTTTTACTCTGATTTGGAATCTCTCTTGGACCACAAAAGAATTGTATATTTTTGTTGTGTGAAGATAATGGTTATAATTGAAATCACGTTCATAATGGATTTAATCTTTAAGCACTATTTGAAAAGTCTGATATTGGTGcttaaaattttaaatgatGCCATTTTTCCATGGAAAAGGGGGAAAGCTTCCCTAAAtgttctcttttttgtttccttttaaTAAGCTTCCCGAAATGCCATTTTGCTATACTACTTGCATTGTTTTGAAACTCGGGTTGGACTGGTCGGTTGGCCAGTTTGACCGTTCGGACTATGAACTAGCCATTATTGTAATTTGTTTCATACTTTGGATTGATTGAACTTAAGAATTGATGCGAACGATTTGAATCGAAATGAACTGTTGaatcaacaattttttttaactactaaactgaaaaaaataaaaacaaaagaaaaaaaaaagaataggttCACCTTGACCCTAAAGACTAATTACTAAGTGCCACACCTTTTGCCTCTTATCAAGTTTCGTCCCTACTTTCTAGTTCTTGACTTCCTCTAGGCTccaagtttcttttttttttttaaacaaagtTGCAGTCTTTAATTCCAAAAGACATGGCTTAAAGTTTAAATTCACAATGTCTAATTCCCAAATACAtgaattttatttaatttaagaATATTGTGCTACTTTTGGGTAGGATTTAAGATTATTTTTTGGTAGATACAATTaagataaaatttatttgtttgaacttataatttaaaataaaaaaaatttatttgtgaaaGTCCAAGTTCTTATATATTAAACTTTTTATCAGATAAAGCCTTAAATTGGTCCATTGAATGTCTTATTCCATgcacatatatttatataaggaaaaatgacctgtttcatcccttacatttcacaaaaatattcttttcgtccttcacttttaaaacgaaacaatttggtccctgacatttaaaaattaaacctattacatccctgaatcTAATTATCAATCTAAATCAAACCATCCGATAACCCAGTGATAAATTTCGgagatagaattgatagatcattccGTCAACTccatcatattcacatgacatttattgaaccaaaaaaaataaaaagtataagATCATAAAAGGTCATCCTTTGTCTTGAAAtaatagagttttttttttggtaaatcttTTCATGTACCATTAGTATATACGCTTGCGAGTCTAGATGTATATCACAAATACAAAATGTGgcgtttaaatttaaattgaaatgatgTGGTAGTACATAAACCcatcagtgtatacaatgacattgtaagaaagattaattcttcttttagatgttataattttttattttttatttttgggttcatTAAACTTCACgtgaatatcaagttgagttagTCAAGTGATCTACAAATTATAccccccaaaatttgtaattaaGTTGATAGATGGTTTGATTCATATTGATAATTGGGTTCAATGATGTAATaggtttaatttttaaatgtcagggaccaaattgcttcgttttaaaagtgagggacgaaaagaatatttttatgaaatgtaagggatgaaaCCGGTCATTTTCCCTTTATATAATttattctttaaaaaattcattgaaccaggGTTGAATTAGTTTGACCAGTTGAACCGTAACCTAAACACCTCCCTAGTTACGAGTTTGATGATATGGAGTCAAATGGTATATTACTAAAGCTACACAAGGAATAATTGCTCTGATATGACGAGGCAATGTTCTATTTCTACTAAGAGCAAATGCTTGGAGCTATACCCATAACGTAAGTCGCATTAACCACAATGCTCGTGCACGGTGATCTCTTCCTCAGAGGTAACTAGTCAAGTAAAGATCATGATCTTCCGTCACCTGACCCAAAATAGGCATAGACATAGGCATTTTGCATTTTGAAATGGAATAGTATTAAGAACCACAATTGGATGAATTTATAAGAAACTGAGGTGAAACCAGGCCCGTAAGGGACATGACATTTATGGCATTATTGCATGCATTTACTATGAAATAGCGTTATGGTGTCTTCTAATTACTATATGACATGTTGTATATGAGTTACTGCTTGTTTGCCCTGTGAACAATATGGATTCTACTCAAAAATGGTTTTGCGTGCTTCTTCTCATCTTTACTGTGGTGTTAGACTTTAGTGCAGTTACACTTGGAAATGGCCAGATAGAAAAGAGAGGTCGGGTGGTGATGCTAGTGGACATAGAGGTGGTGAAGGGTTTGTTGGAAGAGATTGACGAGGTGGTGTAGGTGGAGATAGTGGAGGAGTTGTGGGTGGCTTAAATAAAGGTGGAGGGTTAGAAGCAGGTGTTGGTGTTGGAGGAGGGTTTGGTGGTGGTAGCAAAGAAGGGTTAAGTCATGGCAGTGGATTTGGAGCTGGTGGAGGACTTGGTGGcagtggaggaggaggaggtggtggccTTAGAGGTGGCTTGGGTCATGGAGATGGACCTGGAGCTGGTGGACATGTAGGGGAAACTGGTGGAGGTGAAGGGAGAGGAAGTGAtgatggaggaggaggaggaggcgTTAGTGGTGGCTTTGGGCGTGGACAAGGATTTGGAGTAGGATGGACTAGGAGATggcattggaggaggaagaggtGGAGGTGGTGGCAGAAGTCTTGTAGGAGGTTTTGGGCATGGTGGTGGATTTGGTGCAGGAGTAGGAGGAGGATTTGGAGGTGGTATAGGTGGCAGTTTAGATGGTGGAATTGGTGTGGGAATTGGAGTTGGAGTTGGAGTTGGTGTAGGAATTGGCGCTGGTTCTGGCAAGGGTGTTGGTGTTGGAGGTGATATAGGCGGAGGCGGCGGAATTGGTGTGGGAATTAGAGTTGGAGCTGGTGTAGGAGTTGATGCTGGCAAGGGTATTGGCGTTGGTAGTGGAGGAGAAGTAGGAGGCGATATAGGCagaggaggtggtggtggcCATGGAGGTGGAATTGGTGCTGGCAAGGGTGTTGGTGTTGGTAGTGGTTTTGGTAGCGGCGGAGGAGGTGGCGAACGGTAAAATTCTGTTGCTCCATGTAAACAGATACATAAAACAATCAACACCTCATCTAAGCAGATACATAAACAATTTGCATGTTGTTTTTGCGTTCTTATTTTGGTGTTACTCAAATATGCTGCAAAAAGACTTCTATAAATTGATTACGTACTGGTGATTACTTTGTATTACCACTACGTTTAAGCCAATGCAATCCAATTTCTTCtgcaccccaaaaaaaaataaaatccatgCCATAGCCACCTTTATCCGGTTCAATTCCTTGTTGTGCAAAACAAAATCGTTAGTTGAAAGTTAGCATGGTATGCACATTCTTTGTCAATGAAACAATAGAATATGCAGAATTGAAATGCAATTAGAGAGTCAAATGTGTCATCAACTACCAATTTCTAATATTCGGACTCACCTCAAATTGGAATGTTCTTTCTTCAATGTATGTTATGACATCCATCCTAACAGCCTCTGCTCTTTTACCTATCCAACAATGACAACGGCTTCCTTGAAAAAAACTTCTGTTTGGTGTTATCAACTAATTTGACATCTATATCAGCTTTACATCCTCAATATTGAAAGGTACATGTACAAGGGCTTCTTCACCCACTAAACTGGTAGCAAGGTGTAAAATCTCCCAGTCATCCAACTACGATTGCCAGTAGAATAAAACATACGCTTGATTGTGCAGCACTTCCTCATCAGAAATGGATGTCACAGATTGATCATCAAATCGTAGCCACTTTCCATTGAGAAGGCGGGCATCTGCAGTATAGTGGCCCTTTGAAGGGTCCATACCATGATGAGTTATAGTTGCCACAAGTTCATATCTTCTACCCTGTACCAGAAACATATAAACCACAATCTAATTAAAGAAATACCCATAGGAATTATATATAAACATGTCTGTATGTCATCGAAACCCATCGCAATTACATATATTACTAAATTTCAGGAACTCTTTCGGCAGATTTTTACATCAGCTTTATTCTGAGGTCTGAATCATTTCTTCattattttaaaagaaacaGAGTTGCAATAACGACTGAACTGTATCTTTTATTTCCGTAGTTTTGTTGAAGAGGTCATTCAAGGGACTGCAAAATGGAAACCTCAATTTAGCAACCAATGCCCCCCAGGTCCTAGATATTCGACGAGAGCAGTATAGGGTACAGCTGCATGAATGTAATTAAATATTTGGATACAAGTGGGGATGTGAGTACAGAGTAATTTGTCTAGTTCaacattttttctaaaaatgttTACCATCCAAATAAAGTATCCAACCATTGGAGAAAGACAGGCATATGAAAGGTAATACGAATAGCTTTATGCTTCACAATACAACAATGTTAAGCTAAAAGATGTCCTATTTAGGTTTATGGCGGAGATATTTGTGCTATGTGCCATTCCTGATACTCATTCCTCGTCTCAAGTGCCGAAATTGGCACTCGCTGCAGTCTATAACTAAGCAGCAACATAAGATATGACAGGGACAAATGGATCAAGCTAGACTAAACCCAAAACAGCAAAAAGCTTTTCTCATTCACTGGAGGTTCATTATGTAAGAGACTCTTTTAACTCCACGGAAATGGGTAAAAGCTCTATGTTACAGGGAATCATAGAGCACTTCCATGTCATGGGGCAATGAAAAGCACCTTTTCAAGATGCCTCACAATATATAAGTGGGTAAAAGAGTTACATGACTTCAAacaaaaaggcaagaaaatCTTTTCAAGAATAATACAGGATATCCACAGAAACGTTAATAAGAACTGCCAAAAAGACACAAGATGTAAGTCGAAAAAAAATTCAGCAAAAGCCACAGTGGTAATAATGCTTCACTACAAAATAATGGAGCAAATAGAAAGTGTACCTCAGAAGTAGAGACAAGCAATTCACGCCCAAGAACAAGCTCCAATGGGAAGTGTATAGGCTTACGCAATTTTGTACTTTTCTGGCCCTCGTAGCTGAATCGCATCAAGTGCAATACCATTATCTTTGAGAGCCCCAGAATTTTAACTGATTTGCTAGCATTAACCACCTCGGCCTGAGACTAATCATGTATCCTCATGCAATCAGTATATACTTAAGGATAGTTATCTCCATTCTTTGagttgttttttattttaaaaaaattataactaCCACTAGAAACTGTCTTCTAACAAATGGAAGACATGAAAGACCAGGCAGAAACTATAAGAAGAACAAGCTCTtatattttaaagaaaaagagaggaaaaactcTTAATTTCATTATTAAACCTAACCAGGCACACCATGGTGTCAAAACACTAGAATCAGTAAAATAAACAGATAAGACAACAGAATGCATCACAGCAGATGAGACAAGCATCTGATACAAACAATTTGCTTGCAGCCATAGTGGAAAAGGGGCATCTGTCTAAAGCCAGGGATACAAGGAACAGCAATGTTCACATGTGGTACCATACGGATGGGTAGGGGGTACGTATGGACTGTGTTGTTGGTGCAACTGTGCAAGCCAGCATCTGGCACATCTAAGCCCAGAAATGAAGCATCATGTCTATAAATTCCTTTGATATCTGATCTTCAACCAACCTTGCTGCCTTCCACTAGACTTTTGGTTCACTTTGTAGTTTTGGTACCCCCGATATAAGATCAGTATGTGCTGCAACCCATCCATCAATGTGGATGCCAGCAATGACATTGACCTGATAGCTCTCGAGTTGCTTTCCACTCGCATCAGCCCAGAATCAATGTCAATCAACCCTATCTATCCAAGTTCTTTCTCCATGGTCACcactcaccaagcttctcgatcCCCCCAAAACCTCAGTTTTGTATTCTCTTATTATTTTCCTGCTCTTTGTTTTCTTGTAATATGAATCTCTTCCTCTATTGCTCTTTATCCTTTTGATATCTTTCAGGATGACTCTCTCTTCATTCTACTTGCATTATATTCTGTGTCTTGGTTTACTTCTACTCCACAATTTCCCTTCAATTAGTTGTCCTATCATCAACTTATCCTGCTCTTCCTTTCGTTCTCTCCATTTCTTACTTTCTCACAGCCTTTTATATTCTTAGTGCCCAGTTGACACAAGTTCATTTCTCTTATTATAACTTATTGGAAAAAGCTCCCAGATTGATTAACTGGGCTTTATTAGCAATTACCTGCTTAAGCCTGTTTTATTCACATCCAGTTACAATTCTCTCAGAAGGAGCCTCGTGACCCTGTATTGCTAGAAATGGATGTGCATCCCGCATCAAGTTGCATCATCTAACAGGCCTGTTTTCATTTGATGGTGTTACTAAACTTTACAGTTGCTACTTTAGGAGCAAAGTCTTTGTATTTCTAACTGAATGCAGTAAAAGCCTAGTAGAACTACAATTTCAAAACAATCAACAATTTCAGACTAGCTTAAACAAAACAACTGACACAAGAACTCCTGGTTTCCTTTtcatttagggttttcacccCACTAACGTTATTCTGGATAGGGATGCAAACAGCGCATAAGAAGAAATACTGAAGTCCAAATTGTCTAATGTTGATGATGATGCAATAACATTAATATCTTTTTTTTATCCATGGCAGAAGGAAATAAAGCTAAAACTGTAGAAGGTCTAGACCCAATAAATTTCAAGAATTTACCTTTCCAACTGCAGAGGTTCGATAACCTTCAAGGGCCTCTGGAGCAGAAAAC encodes:
- the LOC113770846 gene encoding glycine-rich cell wall structural protein 1-like, whose product is MDSTQKWFCVLLLIFTVVLDFSAVTLGNGQIEKRGRVVMLVDIEVVKGVGVGGGFGGGSKEGLSHGSGFGAGGGLGGSGGGGGGGLRGGLGHGDGPGAGGHVGETGGGEGRGSDDGGGGGGVSGGFGRVGGGFGGGIGGSLDGGIGVGIGVGVGVGVGIGAGSGKGVGVGGDIGGGGGIGVGIRVGAGVGVDAGKGIGVGSGGEVGGDIGRGGGGGHGGGIGAGKGVGVGSGFGSGGGGGER